One region of Takifugu flavidus isolate HTHZ2018 chromosome 14, ASM371156v2, whole genome shotgun sequence genomic DNA includes:
- the ncam1a gene encoding neural cell adhesion molecule 1a isoform X6 yields MLQIRELLWGLLLIGCAAASIQVQILPHYGEISVGASKFFVCEVVGEVKDIDWFDPSGEKILPNRQDISVSRTEEVSTLVIYKANMDNAGIYTCVAKDGEKEARATVRVTIYQKITFQNAPSPQEFNEGDDADIICDIVSSPPPTIVWKYKGFTIQFSKDVRFRMLDNGHLQIRGIKKTDEGVYNCEARVAARGEIDYKKITVVVNVFPTIRVRQSEVNATADIGSSTMLACDADGFPDPIITWAHNNIALESGEKYILNEDGSELTIKDVKKVDEGDYACVAKNKAGMKTEEVSLNVFVPPKITYLNNQTASEFDELVTLTCEASGDPTPTISWSFENRIFTEGEQASWTRPDTYESLDRNIVVRSHARVSSLSLKNVQFTYAGQYLCTASNSIGQDNQPLYLEVRYAPKILGLVTTFTWEGNPANISCEVEAHPGASVLWFRDGLQLPSANTTNVKIYSSPSISYLEVTPDSQNDFGSYNCTAANVMGTESKEFLLIQAEVPSAPEIEKVQPFSSTAVIEFEEPASMGGVPVLRYRLEWRIPGQGWTSKEYTAEEDSTKFVIVGLKPETTYEVKMSAINGKGEGESGEATTFKTEPVREPSAPKLEARFHNRGNSFKVNWIKQDDGGLPIKHYLVRYKAKKGSEWKPEIRVPQNSDYVLLSGLEWNTDYEVYVVAENQYGKSQPGTLSFRTSAEPTSVPGASGAGSSLGTGAIVGILIVVFFLLLVGVDVTCYFLNKCGLLMCIAVNLCGKAGPGAKAKDMEEGKAAFTKDESKEPIVEVRTEENPTSQAGGPTEPNETTPLTEPEPASADTTSPVVTSLPSTAANSVAENFSTAQSATLTAGASGPTIASKSSPKSSPAAAQSGSDNPQPDVGPLVDLNDTPEGPPSSNPGLSEPAATPAAAAGDSQTQLNPAGARDDAPQVPSTESQRAHEPPGRPDAKKDDHTKGETEVKNTTAEVKTVPNEAPQMNGNESKA; encoded by the exons CCGCTTCCATCCAGGTCCAGATCCTTCCCCACTATGGAGAGATCAGCGTGGGAGCCTCCAAGTTCTTCGTCTGTGAAG TGGTTGGAGAGGTCAAAGACATCGACTGGTTCGACCCCAGTGGAGAGAAGATCCTCCCCAACAGGCAGGACATCTCTGTGAGCCGCACGGAAGAAGTATCCACCCTCGTTATCTACAAGGCCAACATGGACAACGCTGGCATCTACACGTGCGTGGCCAAGGACGGCGAGAAGGAGGCCAGGGCCACCGTCCGAGTCACTATCTACC AGAAAATCACCTTCCAGAACGCTCCGAGCCCGCAGGAGTTCAATGAAGGCGACGACGCCGACATCATCTGTGACATCGTCAGTTCGCCGCCTCCCACCATCGTTTGGAAATACAAAGGCTTCACGATCCAGTTCTCCAAAGATG TGCGCTTCCGAATGTTAGACAACGGCCACCTTCAGATCCGCGGCATCAAGAAGACGGACGAGGGGGTGTACAACTGCGAGGCTCGCGTCGCCGCCAGAGGAGAGATAGACTACAAGAAGATCACGGTCGTCGTTAACG TCTTTCCCACCATTCGTGTCAGGCAGTCGGAGGTCAACGCCACAGCCGACATCGGCAGCTCCACCATGTTGGCGTGTGACGCAGATGGCTTCCCCGACCCCATCATCACCTGGGCGCA CAACAACATCGCGCTTGAGTCTGGAGAGAAGTACATCCTGAACGAGGACGGCTCAGAACTGACGATAAAGGACGTGAAGAAAGTGGATGAAGGCGATTACGCCTGCGTCGCCAAGAACAAAGCAGGCATGAAGACCGAGGAAGTCAGCCTCAATGTGTTTG TTCCCCCAAAAATCACCTACCTGAACAACCAGACAGCCTCAGAGTTTGATGAGCTAGTCACGCTGACCTGCGAGGCCTCGGGTGACCCCACACCTACCATCTCCTGGAGCTTTGAGAACAGGATCTTCACTGAAGGAGAGCAG GCTTCTTGGACGCGTCCCGACACATATGAG AGCCTCGACAGGAATATTGTGGTTCGCAGCCATGCACGGGTGTCGTCTCTCTCCTTGAAAAATGTCCAGTTCACGTACGCCGGCCAGTACCTCTGCACCGCCAGCAACTCCATCGGCCAGGACAACCAGCCACTGTACCTGGAGGTCCGCT ACGCTCCGAAGATCCTGGGTTTGGTGACGACGTTCACGTGGGAGGGAAACCCGGCAAACATCAGCTGTGAGGTGGAGGCTCACCCCGGAGCCTCGGTGCTGTGGTTCAGAGACGGGCTGCAGCTGCCCTCCGCCAACACCACCAACGTGAAGATCTACAGCAGCCCGTCCATCAGCTACTTGGAG GTCACGCCAGACTCCCAGAATGACTTCGGCAGCTACAACtgcacagcagcaaatgtgatGGGCACCGAGTCCAAGGAGTTCCTCCTCATCCAAGCAG AGGTGCCGTCAGCACCGGAAATTGAAAAGGTGCAGCCTTTCTCCAGCACGGCTGTGATCGAGTTTGAAGAGCCCGCCTCTATGGGCGGAGTCCCCGTCCTCAGGTACAGGCTGGAATGGCGCATCCCCGGTCAGGGCTGGACGAGCAAGGAGTACACAGCAGAGGAAG ATTCCACCAAATTCGTCATCGTTGGCCTGAAGCCCGAGACCACCTACGAGGTCAAGATGTCCGCCATTAACGGTAAAGGTGAAGGCGAGAGCGGCGAGGCCACCACCTTCAAGACGGAGCCCGTCC GGGAACCCAGCGCCCCCAAACTGGAAGCCAGGTTCCACAACAGGGGCAATAGCTTCAAGGTCAACTGGATCAAGCAGGACGATGGCGGGTTGCCCATCAAACACTACCTCGTCAGGTACAAGGCG AAAAAAGGTTCGGAATGGAAGCCAGAGATCCGCGTCCCTCAAAACAGCGACTACGTGCTGCTGAGCGGACTGGAGTGGAACACGGACTACGAGGTATACGTGGTGGCCGAGAACCAATATGGCAAATCCCAGCCCGGCACCCTGTCCTTCAGAACATCCGCTGAGCCCACCAGCGTCCCAG GTGCTTCCGGTGCCGGTTCCAGCCTGGGGACGGGAGCCATCGTAGGAATCCTCATCGTGGTCtttttcctgctgctggtgggcgtCGACGTCACCTGCTACTTCCTGAACAAGTGCGGGCTCCTCATGTGCATCGCCGTGAACCTGTGTGGGAAGGCCGGACCCGGCGCCAAGGCGAAAGACATGGAGGAGGGCAAGGCCGCCTTCAC GAAGGACGAGTCTAAGGAGCCCATCGTTGAggtgagaacagaagaaaatcCAACCAGCCAGGCCGGGGGTCCCACGGAGCCAAACGAGACCACGCCTCTGACAGAACCAGA GCCCGCCAGTGCCGACACCACCTCACCGGTGGTCACTTCGCTCCCCTCCACCGCTGCTAACTCAGTAGCTGAGAACTTTAGCACAGCACAGAGCGCCACGCTAACCGCCGGCGCCTCCGGTCCAACAATAGCCTCCAAATCCTCCCCCAAAAGCAGCCCTGCAGCTGCCCAGTCCGGTTCTGATAACCCCCAACCTGATGTTGGGCCCCTGGTTGACCTTAACGATACACCCGAAGGTCCCCCTTCGTCCAACCCAGGTCTCTCAGAACCGGCCGCCACACCCGCAGCTGCTGCCGGCGACTCACAGACCCAGCTCAACCCAGCGGGCGCCCGCGATGACGCGCCCCAAGTGCCGAGCACGGAGTCGCAGAGGGCGCACGAGCCGCCAGGCCGACCTGA
- the ncam1a gene encoding neural cell adhesion molecule 1a isoform X12, with protein MLQIRELLWGLLLIGCAAASIQVQILPHYGEISVGASKFFVCEVVGEVKDIDWFDPSGEKILPNRQDISVSRTEEVSTLVIYKANMDNAGIYTCVAKDGEKEARATVRVTIYQKITFQNAPSPQEFNEGDDADIICDIVSSPPPTIVWKYKGFTIQFSKDVRFRMLDNGHLQIRGIKKTDEGVYNCEARVAARGEIDYKKITVVVNVFPTIRVRQSEVNATADIGSSTMLACDADGFPDPIITWAHNNIALESGEKYILNEDGSELTIKDVKKVDEGDYACVAKNKAGMKTEEVSLNVFVPPKITYLNNQTASEFDELVTLTCEASGDPTPTISWSFENRIFTEGEQASWTRPDTYESLDRNIVVRSHARVSSLSLKNVQFTYAGQYLCTASNSIGQDNQPLYLEVRYAPKILGLVTTFTWEGNPANISCEVEAHPGASVLWFRDGLQLPSANTTNVKIYSSPSISYLEVTPDSQNDFGSYNCTAANVMGTESKEFLLIQAEVPSAPEIEKVQPFSSTAVIEFEEPASMGGVPVLRYRLEWRIPGQGWTSKEYTAEEDSTKFVIVGLKPETTYEVKMSAINGKGEGESGEATTFKTEPVREPSAPKLEARFHNRGNSFKVNWIKQDDGGLPIKHYLVRYKAKKGSEWKPEIRVPQNSDYVLLSGLEWNTDYEVYVVAENQYGKSQPGTLSFRTSAEPTSVPATLGCRCVTFSLAALALPVLSALWLS; from the exons CCGCTTCCATCCAGGTCCAGATCCTTCCCCACTATGGAGAGATCAGCGTGGGAGCCTCCAAGTTCTTCGTCTGTGAAG TGGTTGGAGAGGTCAAAGACATCGACTGGTTCGACCCCAGTGGAGAGAAGATCCTCCCCAACAGGCAGGACATCTCTGTGAGCCGCACGGAAGAAGTATCCACCCTCGTTATCTACAAGGCCAACATGGACAACGCTGGCATCTACACGTGCGTGGCCAAGGACGGCGAGAAGGAGGCCAGGGCCACCGTCCGAGTCACTATCTACC AGAAAATCACCTTCCAGAACGCTCCGAGCCCGCAGGAGTTCAATGAAGGCGACGACGCCGACATCATCTGTGACATCGTCAGTTCGCCGCCTCCCACCATCGTTTGGAAATACAAAGGCTTCACGATCCAGTTCTCCAAAGATG TGCGCTTCCGAATGTTAGACAACGGCCACCTTCAGATCCGCGGCATCAAGAAGACGGACGAGGGGGTGTACAACTGCGAGGCTCGCGTCGCCGCCAGAGGAGAGATAGACTACAAGAAGATCACGGTCGTCGTTAACG TCTTTCCCACCATTCGTGTCAGGCAGTCGGAGGTCAACGCCACAGCCGACATCGGCAGCTCCACCATGTTGGCGTGTGACGCAGATGGCTTCCCCGACCCCATCATCACCTGGGCGCA CAACAACATCGCGCTTGAGTCTGGAGAGAAGTACATCCTGAACGAGGACGGCTCAGAACTGACGATAAAGGACGTGAAGAAAGTGGATGAAGGCGATTACGCCTGCGTCGCCAAGAACAAAGCAGGCATGAAGACCGAGGAAGTCAGCCTCAATGTGTTTG TTCCCCCAAAAATCACCTACCTGAACAACCAGACAGCCTCAGAGTTTGATGAGCTAGTCACGCTGACCTGCGAGGCCTCGGGTGACCCCACACCTACCATCTCCTGGAGCTTTGAGAACAGGATCTTCACTGAAGGAGAGCAG GCTTCTTGGACGCGTCCCGACACATATGAG AGCCTCGACAGGAATATTGTGGTTCGCAGCCATGCACGGGTGTCGTCTCTCTCCTTGAAAAATGTCCAGTTCACGTACGCCGGCCAGTACCTCTGCACCGCCAGCAACTCCATCGGCCAGGACAACCAGCCACTGTACCTGGAGGTCCGCT ACGCTCCGAAGATCCTGGGTTTGGTGACGACGTTCACGTGGGAGGGAAACCCGGCAAACATCAGCTGTGAGGTGGAGGCTCACCCCGGAGCCTCGGTGCTGTGGTTCAGAGACGGGCTGCAGCTGCCCTCCGCCAACACCACCAACGTGAAGATCTACAGCAGCCCGTCCATCAGCTACTTGGAG GTCACGCCAGACTCCCAGAATGACTTCGGCAGCTACAACtgcacagcagcaaatgtgatGGGCACCGAGTCCAAGGAGTTCCTCCTCATCCAAGCAG AGGTGCCGTCAGCACCGGAAATTGAAAAGGTGCAGCCTTTCTCCAGCACGGCTGTGATCGAGTTTGAAGAGCCCGCCTCTATGGGCGGAGTCCCCGTCCTCAGGTACAGGCTGGAATGGCGCATCCCCGGTCAGGGCTGGACGAGCAAGGAGTACACAGCAGAGGAAG ATTCCACCAAATTCGTCATCGTTGGCCTGAAGCCCGAGACCACCTACGAGGTCAAGATGTCCGCCATTAACGGTAAAGGTGAAGGCGAGAGCGGCGAGGCCACCACCTTCAAGACGGAGCCCGTCC GGGAACCCAGCGCCCCCAAACTGGAAGCCAGGTTCCACAACAGGGGCAATAGCTTCAAGGTCAACTGGATCAAGCAGGACGATGGCGGGTTGCCCATCAAACACTACCTCGTCAGGTACAAGGCG AAAAAAGGTTCGGAATGGAAGCCAGAGATCCGCGTCCCTCAAAACAGCGACTACGTGCTGCTGAGCGGACTGGAGTGGAACACGGACTACGAGGTATACGTGGTGGCCGAGAACCAATATGGCAAATCCCAGCCCGGCACCCTGTCCTTCAGAACATCCGCTGAGCCCACCAGCGTCCCAG CCACTCTGGGTTGCCGGTGTGTGACGTTCAGTCTGGCCGCTCTGGCGCTTCCGGTGCTGTCCGCGCTCTGGCTCTCATAA
- the ncam1a gene encoding neural cell adhesion molecule 1a isoform X10, with protein MLQIRELLWGLLLIGCAAASIQVQILPHYGEISVGASKFFVCEVVGEVKDIDWFDPSGEKILPNRQDISVSRTEEVSTLVIYKANMDNAGIYTCVAKDGEKEARATVRVTIYQKITFQNAPSPQEFNEGDDADIICDIVSSPPPTIVWKYKGFTIQFSKDVRFRMLDNGHLQIRGIKKTDEGVYNCEARVAARGEIDYKKITVVVNVFPTIRVRQSEVNATADIGSSTMLACDADGFPDPIITWAHNNIALESGEKYILNEDGSELTIKDVKKVDEGDYACVAKNKAGMKTEEVSLNVFVPPKITYLNNQTASEFDELVTLTCEASGDPTPTISWSFENRIFTEGEQASWTRPDTYESLDRNIVVRSHARVSSLSLKNVQFTYAGQYLCTASNSIGQDNQPLYLEVRYAPKILGLVTTFTWEGNPANISCEVEAHPGASVLWFRDGLQLPSANTTNVKIYSSPSISYLEVTPDSQNDFGSYNCTAANVMGTESKEFLLIQAEVPSAPEIEKVQPFSSTAVIEFEEPASMGGVPVLRYRLEWRIPGQGWTSKEYTAEEDSTKFVIVGLKPETTYEVKMSAINGKGEGESGEATTFKTEPVQFSFTISSEAPPRIAATTVVLREPSAPKLEARFHNRGNSFKVNWIKQDDGGLPIKHYLVRYKAKKGSEWKPEIRVPQNSDYVLLSGLEWNTDYEVYVVAENQYGKSQPGTLSFRTSAEPTSVPGASGAGSSLGTGAIVGILIVVFFLLLVGVDVTCYFLNKCGLLMCIAVNLCGKAGPGAKAKDMEEGKAAFTAKKDDHTKGETEVKNTTAEVKTVPNEAPQMNGNESKA; from the exons CCGCTTCCATCCAGGTCCAGATCCTTCCCCACTATGGAGAGATCAGCGTGGGAGCCTCCAAGTTCTTCGTCTGTGAAG TGGTTGGAGAGGTCAAAGACATCGACTGGTTCGACCCCAGTGGAGAGAAGATCCTCCCCAACAGGCAGGACATCTCTGTGAGCCGCACGGAAGAAGTATCCACCCTCGTTATCTACAAGGCCAACATGGACAACGCTGGCATCTACACGTGCGTGGCCAAGGACGGCGAGAAGGAGGCCAGGGCCACCGTCCGAGTCACTATCTACC AGAAAATCACCTTCCAGAACGCTCCGAGCCCGCAGGAGTTCAATGAAGGCGACGACGCCGACATCATCTGTGACATCGTCAGTTCGCCGCCTCCCACCATCGTTTGGAAATACAAAGGCTTCACGATCCAGTTCTCCAAAGATG TGCGCTTCCGAATGTTAGACAACGGCCACCTTCAGATCCGCGGCATCAAGAAGACGGACGAGGGGGTGTACAACTGCGAGGCTCGCGTCGCCGCCAGAGGAGAGATAGACTACAAGAAGATCACGGTCGTCGTTAACG TCTTTCCCACCATTCGTGTCAGGCAGTCGGAGGTCAACGCCACAGCCGACATCGGCAGCTCCACCATGTTGGCGTGTGACGCAGATGGCTTCCCCGACCCCATCATCACCTGGGCGCA CAACAACATCGCGCTTGAGTCTGGAGAGAAGTACATCCTGAACGAGGACGGCTCAGAACTGACGATAAAGGACGTGAAGAAAGTGGATGAAGGCGATTACGCCTGCGTCGCCAAGAACAAAGCAGGCATGAAGACCGAGGAAGTCAGCCTCAATGTGTTTG TTCCCCCAAAAATCACCTACCTGAACAACCAGACAGCCTCAGAGTTTGATGAGCTAGTCACGCTGACCTGCGAGGCCTCGGGTGACCCCACACCTACCATCTCCTGGAGCTTTGAGAACAGGATCTTCACTGAAGGAGAGCAG GCTTCTTGGACGCGTCCCGACACATATGAG AGCCTCGACAGGAATATTGTGGTTCGCAGCCATGCACGGGTGTCGTCTCTCTCCTTGAAAAATGTCCAGTTCACGTACGCCGGCCAGTACCTCTGCACCGCCAGCAACTCCATCGGCCAGGACAACCAGCCACTGTACCTGGAGGTCCGCT ACGCTCCGAAGATCCTGGGTTTGGTGACGACGTTCACGTGGGAGGGAAACCCGGCAAACATCAGCTGTGAGGTGGAGGCTCACCCCGGAGCCTCGGTGCTGTGGTTCAGAGACGGGCTGCAGCTGCCCTCCGCCAACACCACCAACGTGAAGATCTACAGCAGCCCGTCCATCAGCTACTTGGAG GTCACGCCAGACTCCCAGAATGACTTCGGCAGCTACAACtgcacagcagcaaatgtgatGGGCACCGAGTCCAAGGAGTTCCTCCTCATCCAAGCAG AGGTGCCGTCAGCACCGGAAATTGAAAAGGTGCAGCCTTTCTCCAGCACGGCTGTGATCGAGTTTGAAGAGCCCGCCTCTATGGGCGGAGTCCCCGTCCTCAGGTACAGGCTGGAATGGCGCATCCCCGGTCAGGGCTGGACGAGCAAGGAGTACACAGCAGAGGAAG ATTCCACCAAATTCGTCATCGTTGGCCTGAAGCCCGAGACCACCTACGAGGTCAAGATGTCCGCCATTAACGGTAAAGGTGAAGGCGAGAGCGGCGAGGCCACCACCTTCAAGACGGAGCCCGTCC AGTTTTCTTTCACAA TTTCGTCTGAGGCTCCGCCCCGTATCGCTGCCACCACTGTGGTCCTTA GGGAACCCAGCGCCCCCAAACTGGAAGCCAGGTTCCACAACAGGGGCAATAGCTTCAAGGTCAACTGGATCAAGCAGGACGATGGCGGGTTGCCCATCAAACACTACCTCGTCAGGTACAAGGCG AAAAAAGGTTCGGAATGGAAGCCAGAGATCCGCGTCCCTCAAAACAGCGACTACGTGCTGCTGAGCGGACTGGAGTGGAACACGGACTACGAGGTATACGTGGTGGCCGAGAACCAATATGGCAAATCCCAGCCCGGCACCCTGTCCTTCAGAACATCCGCTGAGCCCACCAGCGTCCCAG GTGCTTCCGGTGCCGGTTCCAGCCTGGGGACGGGAGCCATCGTAGGAATCCTCATCGTGGTCtttttcctgctgctggtgggcgtCGACGTCACCTGCTACTTCCTGAACAAGTGCGGGCTCCTCATGTGCATCGCCGTGAACCTGTGTGGGAAGGCCGGACCCGGCGCCAAGGCGAAAGACATGGAGGAGGGCAAGGCCGCCTTCAC
- the ncam1a gene encoding neural cell adhesion molecule 1a isoform X7: protein MLQIRELLWGLLLIGCAAASIQVQILPHYGEISVGASKFFVCEVVGEVKDIDWFDPSGEKILPNRQDISVSRTEEVSTLVIYKANMDNAGIYTCVAKDGEKEARATVRVTIYQKITFQNAPSPQEFNEGDDADIICDIVSSPPPTIVWKYKGFTIQFSKDVRFRMLDNGHLQIRGIKKTDEGVYNCEARVAARGEIDYKKITVVVNVFPTIRVRQSEVNATADIGSSTMLACDADGFPDPIITWAHNNIALESGEKYILNEDGSELTIKDVKKVDEGDYACVAKNKAGMKTEEVSLNVFVPPKITYLNNQTASEFDELVTLTCEASGDPTPTISWSFENRIFTEGEQSLDRNIVVRSHARVSSLSLKNVQFTYAGQYLCTASNSIGQDNQPLYLEVRYAPKILGLVTTFTWEGNPANISCEVEAHPGASVLWFRDGLQLPSANTTNVKIYSSPSISYLEVTPDSQNDFGSYNCTAANVMGTESKEFLLIQAEVPSAPEIEKVQPFSSTAVIEFEEPASMGGVPVLRYRLEWRIPGQGWTSKEYTAEEDSTKFVIVGLKPETTYEVKMSAINGKGEGESGEATTFKTEPVREPSAPKLEARFHNRGNSFKVNWIKQDDGGLPIKHYLVRYKAKKGSEWKPEIRVPQNSDYVLLSGLEWNTDYEVYVVAENQYGKSQPGTLSFRTSAEPTSVPGASGAGSSLGTGAIVGILIVVFFLLLVGVDVTCYFLNKCGLLMCIAVNLCGKAGPGAKAKDMEEGKAAFTKDESKEPIVEVRTEENPTSQAGGPTEPNETTPLTEPEPASADTTSPVVTSLPSTAANSVAENFSTAQSATLTAGASGPTIASKSSPKSSPAAAQSGSDNPQPDVGPLVDLNDTPEGPPSSNPGLSEPAATPAAAAGDSQTQLNPAGARDDAPQVPSTESQRAHEPPGRPDAKKDDHTKGETEVKNTTAEVKTVPNEAPQMNGNESKA from the exons CCGCTTCCATCCAGGTCCAGATCCTTCCCCACTATGGAGAGATCAGCGTGGGAGCCTCCAAGTTCTTCGTCTGTGAAG TGGTTGGAGAGGTCAAAGACATCGACTGGTTCGACCCCAGTGGAGAGAAGATCCTCCCCAACAGGCAGGACATCTCTGTGAGCCGCACGGAAGAAGTATCCACCCTCGTTATCTACAAGGCCAACATGGACAACGCTGGCATCTACACGTGCGTGGCCAAGGACGGCGAGAAGGAGGCCAGGGCCACCGTCCGAGTCACTATCTACC AGAAAATCACCTTCCAGAACGCTCCGAGCCCGCAGGAGTTCAATGAAGGCGACGACGCCGACATCATCTGTGACATCGTCAGTTCGCCGCCTCCCACCATCGTTTGGAAATACAAAGGCTTCACGATCCAGTTCTCCAAAGATG TGCGCTTCCGAATGTTAGACAACGGCCACCTTCAGATCCGCGGCATCAAGAAGACGGACGAGGGGGTGTACAACTGCGAGGCTCGCGTCGCCGCCAGAGGAGAGATAGACTACAAGAAGATCACGGTCGTCGTTAACG TCTTTCCCACCATTCGTGTCAGGCAGTCGGAGGTCAACGCCACAGCCGACATCGGCAGCTCCACCATGTTGGCGTGTGACGCAGATGGCTTCCCCGACCCCATCATCACCTGGGCGCA CAACAACATCGCGCTTGAGTCTGGAGAGAAGTACATCCTGAACGAGGACGGCTCAGAACTGACGATAAAGGACGTGAAGAAAGTGGATGAAGGCGATTACGCCTGCGTCGCCAAGAACAAAGCAGGCATGAAGACCGAGGAAGTCAGCCTCAATGTGTTTG TTCCCCCAAAAATCACCTACCTGAACAACCAGACAGCCTCAGAGTTTGATGAGCTAGTCACGCTGACCTGCGAGGCCTCGGGTGACCCCACACCTACCATCTCCTGGAGCTTTGAGAACAGGATCTTCACTGAAGGAGAGCAG AGCCTCGACAGGAATATTGTGGTTCGCAGCCATGCACGGGTGTCGTCTCTCTCCTTGAAAAATGTCCAGTTCACGTACGCCGGCCAGTACCTCTGCACCGCCAGCAACTCCATCGGCCAGGACAACCAGCCACTGTACCTGGAGGTCCGCT ACGCTCCGAAGATCCTGGGTTTGGTGACGACGTTCACGTGGGAGGGAAACCCGGCAAACATCAGCTGTGAGGTGGAGGCTCACCCCGGAGCCTCGGTGCTGTGGTTCAGAGACGGGCTGCAGCTGCCCTCCGCCAACACCACCAACGTGAAGATCTACAGCAGCCCGTCCATCAGCTACTTGGAG GTCACGCCAGACTCCCAGAATGACTTCGGCAGCTACAACtgcacagcagcaaatgtgatGGGCACCGAGTCCAAGGAGTTCCTCCTCATCCAAGCAG AGGTGCCGTCAGCACCGGAAATTGAAAAGGTGCAGCCTTTCTCCAGCACGGCTGTGATCGAGTTTGAAGAGCCCGCCTCTATGGGCGGAGTCCCCGTCCTCAGGTACAGGCTGGAATGGCGCATCCCCGGTCAGGGCTGGACGAGCAAGGAGTACACAGCAGAGGAAG ATTCCACCAAATTCGTCATCGTTGGCCTGAAGCCCGAGACCACCTACGAGGTCAAGATGTCCGCCATTAACGGTAAAGGTGAAGGCGAGAGCGGCGAGGCCACCACCTTCAAGACGGAGCCCGTCC GGGAACCCAGCGCCCCCAAACTGGAAGCCAGGTTCCACAACAGGGGCAATAGCTTCAAGGTCAACTGGATCAAGCAGGACGATGGCGGGTTGCCCATCAAACACTACCTCGTCAGGTACAAGGCG AAAAAAGGTTCGGAATGGAAGCCAGAGATCCGCGTCCCTCAAAACAGCGACTACGTGCTGCTGAGCGGACTGGAGTGGAACACGGACTACGAGGTATACGTGGTGGCCGAGAACCAATATGGCAAATCCCAGCCCGGCACCCTGTCCTTCAGAACATCCGCTGAGCCCACCAGCGTCCCAG GTGCTTCCGGTGCCGGTTCCAGCCTGGGGACGGGAGCCATCGTAGGAATCCTCATCGTGGTCtttttcctgctgctggtgggcgtCGACGTCACCTGCTACTTCCTGAACAAGTGCGGGCTCCTCATGTGCATCGCCGTGAACCTGTGTGGGAAGGCCGGACCCGGCGCCAAGGCGAAAGACATGGAGGAGGGCAAGGCCGCCTTCAC GAAGGACGAGTCTAAGGAGCCCATCGTTGAggtgagaacagaagaaaatcCAACCAGCCAGGCCGGGGGTCCCACGGAGCCAAACGAGACCACGCCTCTGACAGAACCAGA GCCCGCCAGTGCCGACACCACCTCACCGGTGGTCACTTCGCTCCCCTCCACCGCTGCTAACTCAGTAGCTGAGAACTTTAGCACAGCACAGAGCGCCACGCTAACCGCCGGCGCCTCCGGTCCAACAATAGCCTCCAAATCCTCCCCCAAAAGCAGCCCTGCAGCTGCCCAGTCCGGTTCTGATAACCCCCAACCTGATGTTGGGCCCCTGGTTGACCTTAACGATACACCCGAAGGTCCCCCTTCGTCCAACCCAGGTCTCTCAGAACCGGCCGCCACACCCGCAGCTGCTGCCGGCGACTCACAGACCCAGCTCAACCCAGCGGGCGCCCGCGATGACGCGCCCCAAGTGCCGAGCACGGAGTCGCAGAGGGCGCACGAGCCGCCAGGCCGACCTGA